The genome window ATTTACATAGTCCAGATGAAGATGCAAGAAAACTTCAACTGAGTATATTTAAGCAAGCTTTGTTAGGACAAATAGTATATGCACACATTGATAGGTTCAATAAGGATGAGCATTTGTATTATGTAACATTACAAACTCAAGAGTCTACAGTGAATTCTAAGTGTCTGTTGAAGACTGTGGGCACACAAGTACTTTGTCCAGTGTCTGATTTAAAAACATCTGCTATGTTGAGAGAGACTAGTGCTTCTGATGCAAACAGTTTTGCAGTTGAGAGTTTTATTGGAAATACTAAACAGTTGATAGACTctctaaataaaaaagatactttaaaagtAGGTTTTCCTATTAAAACTGTAGAAATGGAGATAGAGACAGCCTACATAGTTTTAATAGCATATGTATTAAACCCATACAATTTCTGGGTACGCACCAAGGAGCATCACAAGGAATTTCaagatataatgaaaaatataaacagacttTATGATTTGTGTGAAAATGATGAATTGATTCTAAGAAATCCAGAACCTGGATTCTTTTGTTGTGCTAGATACAGCAAGGACAGATGTTTTTACAGAGCTATGATCACTGAAATTAATGATTGtacaattaatgtttattttttggaTTATGGAAATACTGATTCTATACCATTTTTTGATGTAAAAATTTTGCTTCCAGAGTTTTGTGAGTTGCCTGCCTTAGCCATGTGCTGTTCGCTTGCACATGTATTTCCTATTGAAGATTTATGGGTGAAGGCAGcaactgattattttaaaaaaattgtcttgaACAAAGCAGTTTTGCTTCAAGTTATAgcaaaaaaagatgagaaatatacTGTAAATATTCAGAATGTTGAAGCCTCAGAAAATATTGATGTTGTGTCTCTTATGGTAAAAGCTGGATATGCGGAATATTGGGAAATGGAACCAGAATGTTGTCCAAAATCTGCAAGTGAATATTcagtattaaatttaaaatctaaaaacaaagttAAGAAGGTCTTCTCTGCCCTTCTTGCAGGACCCAAACCTAAAAAGTATCATTCAAATAAGCCAAAAGAAAGTAATTTGTCTTTATTAAAGTCTCCATCTGTCAATTTCTCAAATTTAAAACATCCTTTCACCTTGTCTGTGGGACGTGAGTCACCATGGCCTTATAAAGAATATATGTTTAAACCAGGAACAGTTCTTGAAGTTAAGTGTTCTTATTATTGTGGTCCAAATGACTTTTCATGCCAGCTTCAATGTAAGTTAGAAGACCTAAAATTACTAATGGAACAAATTCAGAATTATTACAGCATTCATTCTGATCCTTATCAGATTGGGCAGATTGCTTGTGTTGCTAAGTATTCCAAAGATGGGAAGTGGTATAGAGCTGCTATTTTGACTCAAGCATCTAAAAAAGAAGTTGACGTAGTATTTGTTGATTATGGTTACCAGGAAAGAGTTTTTATTAAAGATCTTTGTGCTATTaacccacattttctttttttagaaggCCAGGCCTTCAGATGTAGTCTTAACCATTTAGTTGAACCCATTAGTTGTAAATTATTAAGTTGGACAAGAGAAGCGTGCAGAGACTTTgggaattttatttcttcatctaaaGGGTTATTGACTTGTGTCATCTATGCCTTAGTTCTTATACAACCAAACAATTTATGTAATTTAGTGAATTTACGATCTCCATTTACTAGTGCAAAAGAATTTCTTATTAATCATGGTTCTGCACAATATAGTACATTATCAAAGCCATTTCCATCTTCAGCTAGTCTTTACAGTTATTATTATTCCTCCTTTAATGTAAAAATTGGAAGTgaggaagaaatatatatatctcatatatatagtCCCCAAAAGTTTTATTGCCAACTTagtagaaataataaagaccTAGAGATGatagaaacaaaaatcacagaaattaGTAACCTCAAAAATTGTCCAGAATATTCTAGTAAAATGAGATTGTGCCTGTCTAAGTACGTAGAGGATGGTCTTTCTTATAGAGCTTTAGCAATGCCAACAGATTCATTATCTGACTTTCTGGTCTATTTTGTGGACTTTGGAAATAAGCAGTTAGTAGAAGGAAGTATGTTGAGGGCTATTTCAGATCAGTGTCCAGAGTTGCTATTTACACCTATGCAAGCTATTAAGTGTTTTTTGTCAGATCTTAGAGATGTACATATTCCAGCAGAAATCAATAGCTGGTTTGAAGATAATTATTTGGGAAAACAATTAAGGGCAATAATATTGTCCAGGGAGTCAGATGGCCAGCTTGGTATAGAATTGTATGATGGATATCAACATATAAATCAGAAAATTCGAATGTTGCTTcataattatggaaaaaaaaactgtgacCAAGTACACTGTGTGGAAAAGagtcataaaataaatgagaagagacTTGCTGTTTCTTTGAAAGGCAAAATAGAAAGCAACTATCACCataatatgataaataaaacTAGTCTAGTAACGTATTCTGAAAGCAAAATAGATCAATCAGTGAATCCCAAAAGTATATGTGGCAAACTTTTGAAGCCTTCGGTTTGTTATAAAATAGAACCTGTgtccaaaaacaaaatgaagaaatcttTGAGTGATGGACTTAAAGGTGTGAAAATTGTCCCTGGATCTTTACACAGTCCTGATGAAAATGATGTGGGCGAGAAATCAGTAAGGATCGTGTCACAATCCTTTATCAGAGAATTAAATCAAGCAGCCCCACAAAACCTGTATAATCTTACAAGACCACAGATCAAAGATCTTCCTCAACTCAAAATTTACTTGAATGCCAAAGTTAAAGGATATGTGTCTAATATCAGTAATCCAGCAAGTTTCCATATTCAGCTTGCCGAGAATGAAAACATAATCATCCAACTTGCAGATGCTCTAAATGAAAAAAGAGCATATAGAGTGAATGAGAGAAAATCAGTTAAACTGATGGTGGGAGATCTTGTAGGTGCAGAATACTCTACTGACAATGCCATTTACAGAGCggttataaagaaaattttgccAGGAAATTCTTTTGAAGTGGAATTTATTGACTATGGTAACACTGCAGTAGTAAACACATCTAAAATGTATCAACTTAAGAGAGAATTCTTAACTATTCCTAAGCTAGGAATCCATTCTTTTCTTAGTGGAGTAAAGTGGAATGTGCCTGATGAGATATGGGACAGCAAAACTGTGGATTATTTTGCTTCAAGAGTAAGTAACAAAACAGTTTCTTGTGAATTTTTGAAAAAGCATGGACAGAAATGGGAAGTAAATATAATTTGTGATGAAAAATGTGTCATCAGTGAACTACTGAAATGGACAGCATGTTCAAAACTGTAGAAAACAGTGTTGCAAATGCCTTAGGTTGTCTTTCAGAAGGTGAGCCCTGGTgataatgaaatgaagaaagggaGATCAAATGAATATGAAGGTTCTGTGATCCTTCGATCATCATCCTACCAACAGCTGGTTAATATTCCTTTTGAACAGTTAAAACCTGGACAACTTGAAAAGGCTGAAATGCTTTGTTTCAAAAAGTGGGACATTTTATGTGAAGTTAtcgaaaaataaaaaattaccagatttaacaatattaattactAGAGAAGTAAAGCAAACACCTCTTTTTTATcaatggaaaatattgaaaaaggcTTAGAATGCttggcaaaatataaaaaaaactttgaagTGGTATTGATCAAAAGTAGGACAAAAGTGTATGGATAAGaaagtgctttttttcttttttttttctctcagtactGTGATCATAGGAAGTAGTGCCTTTACTGTAGCCCTAAGGTGCTTAATGGTGAGCTCAGAAGTATTCCAAGACAAGCTGTGCCTTGTAAATGGATTTGGTTTGAAAAATTTGGTAACATGCCATTTGAATCCATTGTGTGTTTATGtgctcatttgaaaataaacatccttttttggaaatatttaaactCTGCCTAGGAAGCAGGAATTTTGGTAGATGGCCTGTTCCTtttggaatatttaaatttaaatatagttcATGTTGAAGAAAACAGACTTAGATcttcaaacattattttcaacATGGAATCTAAGACTCCTATGTCATCATGTCCAATAAGATCATTTATTTGGGCACAGCTCCAGAGTGGCAGGCAATACTCTGGTAGTGTCACTGCTGTTTCTGCCATCAGACTTCAATGTTCAGTTAGAAAATTTATTTGACACAGTAAAATCTCTCTTTATGTTGCTTTCTGATCTACCAGAAAACTTACAAAAGTGCCTCAAGAGCACACAATTCCTGGTTCTAGTTGTTTGTTCAAATATGAATTGGGAGATCAGTGGAATAGAGTGGAAATTCTCAAGTCTTTGACCAGTCTTTACTTATTGTGTTCATTGACTATGGATTTTCCATTTACATACTTTATTCTGttataaaaaatcttaaaattgttCCTGAGGGACTTTCGAGTTTGCCAAAGCTAAGTTATCCTTGTATCTTGTATGGTATCTTACCTGCTAAAGGGAAACATTGGAGTGAAGCAGGCAAAGGTTTTTATCAAGACTGCCTAAGTAAACCAGCCTTAGTTTTTCAGTTTAGGGAAAATAGtttgaaacaaaactgaaagtagatgtcatttatgagaaaaacaatttggcagaTATGTTAGTTGCATCTGCTCTTGGAATGTATTCTAAAGATTCAGATCATCTTGATTCAGTTACTACTAGATCTACTAAAAGGAATGTAAATTACAGTCAGCCTATTTTCCTGTTGTCAGATCAAAATtgttacaaaagagaaaatataaaatgtacacaCACTAAGAAACAGAAGCTAAAAAAGCAGGAAACTATAAAGAGGAAAGATGTCTATGAGAACCTCTTAAAAAGCCATATTAATAAGAGATGATATTCTAGAAATTTCACACTGAGGAAGAAGGTTGATAGTGGAAAACATAATCTCCAAAGTACCACTACGTTTGATAAGTGTGCGGCAGCTTCATTTTGGGAAGTACCTAATAGTGTGAAGAATAATGTTAAATgcattgaaaacatttttgaaaagctaCCAACTGAACGAATACGGGAAAATAACACAATAGTCTTGAGAACAGCAGTCAAAGCACCGCCTGTTAACGAAAAAATATCAGAACGACGCTTAAAAGGTAAGTAGCCATTTTTGAAAAGTAGATTCTATTTTTGATTCTTTACAAATTTGCTATACTGGACTAAAATTATCCatattgaaaatactgtttgGCAAGAAAACTTAactagaaaatgtgaataaatggataaattgagAGTGATGATCATTTGAATGATAAAATGATGCTTCGCTATCTTTACCTTTTTTGAATGGTAACCTTTGCAAATGTAGTCAGAGTGTAAGGATTTTAACCATATGTGCAAGTATATGCatgacattttacaaataatttcaagGGTTTCACAAAAGTCCTGATAGTCTATagatctcaaaataataaatcttGCTACTGTTACTGAGCTTCCTGGGCTCATTTTGAAGAAtcaattttctattatatatttttcttatcagatgaaataatatatttaggtTTTTTGAATGTGCTGGTAGCATATTGCTAATGCAGTTAAATTTATAGACTCAATGGACTagcatatttccttttaaaacttttagacatcaaacttattctaaaatataaaattttaatattttgtgtgcTATAATATTGTCTGATTTTGCTTATGCacagtatatttcattttctgtacgGAAGAATTACTGAGAATTTTATAGGCTATAAAGAGTATTCCCTTcttaaattaaagaatatttgctCTGATTTTAGAAATGTGTATGTTATTCCTTGTTATAACTAATAACAGGTTATGTTCTTTCAATGAGTGGAGgtttcttgtttttattgatGTACCTTAGAGTATTACATTTGAATTcatatttacatgttttatagTGAATTGATAAACGCTTTAAAATTggccctttttcttttcttttttttgagtcTGTTATTTTAGTAGCTGTTATGGTAGAatgcttactatgttccaggtactgtgctaaaagttttatatgtattatctcatttaaagcTTATGACAGCTCTTTTAAAGTGGTTAGTACTAAGGTTTAAATGGAGTGTAATGATTAGTATCCAGGTTCTTCTACTGAATTCTAACCACTTTAGAGAGAGACAAGGAGCAAGACTATTGTTGAGCaaaatatcacttttaaaataaaccccAAAACAGTATTGATGAATGTGGCATATGTCCATTGGCAAATAGGTTTATCAGTACTGAatcatttgtctttgtctgacttatttcatttaacataataccctctaggtccatccatgttgtcacaaatggtaaaatttcatttttttatatgaattcacttacatgtggatcTAAAATACGACCGAACAAACAGcagaaattcatagatacagaacaaCCTCATAGTTGCCAGGTGGGAAGGGAACTGGTCTTGGTTAAAAAGAttaagggattaagtacaaattagCAGTTGCAAATTAATCACAGGGCTATAAAGtgcaacatagggaatatagtcagtgatattgtaataactatatatggtattgggggtactagacttatggggggggAATTAtatcgtaagttatataaatgtctaaccactattctgcacacctgaaactaatataactttgaatgtaaactataattgaaaaattaaaaaaagagaactgaatcATTAATTTAGACTTACCCACATCAGCAGACAGAGCTTCTTCATATGGGGGGGGGGCTACCCCAAACTTACAGCTTGAAGCAGTTATCTCCAAAAGAAAGGGAGGGCAGAAGTAGAGGCTAATCTAGCGtatatctgttttcttctaaatggGCCACTGCCCCTACTTCTGGTGTGTGAGTAAGGGAGCAAAGGGACTAGAGGAGCCGTATGCTAGGAGAGCACTTCACCCATGAATACTTCCACA of Rhinolophus sinicus isolate RSC01 linkage group LG05, ASM3656204v1, whole genome shotgun sequence contains these proteins:
- the TDRD15 gene encoding LOW QUALITY PROTEIN: tudor domain-containing protein 15 (The sequence of the model RefSeq protein was modified relative to this genomic sequence to represent the inferred CDS: inserted 7 bases in 5 codons; deleted 5 bases in 3 codons; substituted 5 bases at 5 genomic stop codons) — protein: MDSASLLPTFSDVDLTISHIECLPKDILVKFQGKNNIECEFDYHILQQEIQYIPKLKNNVDIDEFCLVEERVSGEWQRGRVLEKKNELYTVLLIDRGEKLRVDSTQVASACGNLFELPPRVVIGIFANILPVGEKWSPKALNYFKSLVGLQTKGCVQAILPFQMILLEVPKIISQVLELQLGRLIDGDSFCLIVEMLKEFPRQMPDLLHHKKPEVSVSNNDTLQDIQHVLDSLQPSLSIGSIESVKVSSALSPSKFYCQVIQWIPELENLTVCMNLHYDIISQESSPTYDNFGLLCVAKRRSGQWHRGILQKLLPNNQVKIWFMDYGSSESVPSIHVKKLKQDFILVPLFSFPCSLTYLHSPDEDARKLQLSIFKQALLGQIVYAHIDRFNKDEHLYYVTLQTQESTVNSKCLLKTVGTQVLCPVSDLKTSAMLRETSASDANSFAVESFIGNTKQLIDSLNKKDTLKVGFPIKTVEMEIETAYIVLIAYVLNPYNFWVRTKEHHKEFQDIMKNINRLYDLCENDELILRNPEPGFFCCARYSKDRCFYRAMITEINDCTINVYFLDYGNTDSIPFFDVKILLPEFCELPALAMCCSLAHVFPIEDLWVKAATDYFKKIVLNKAVLLQVIAKKDEKYTVNIQNVEASENIDVVSLMVKAGYAEYWEMEPECCPKSASEYSVLNLKSKNKVKKVFSALLAGPKPKKYHSNKPKESNLSLLKSPSVNFSNLKHPFTLSVGRESPWPYKEYMFKPGTVLEVKCSYYCGPNDFSCQLQCKLEDLKLLMEQIQNYYSIHSDPYQIGQIACVAKYSKDGKWYRAAILTQASKKEVDVVFVDYGYQERVFIKDLCAINPHFLFLEGQAFRCSLNHLVEPISCKLLSWTREACRDFGNFISSSKGLLTCVIYALVLIQPNNLCNLVNLRSPFTSAKEFLINHGSAQYSTLSKPFPSSASLYSYYYSSFNVKIGSEEEIYISHIYSPQKFYCQLSRNNKDLEMIETKITEISNLKNCPEYSSKMRLCLSKYVEDGLSYRALAMPTDSLSDFLVYFVDFGNKQLVEGSMLRAISDQCPELLFTPMQAIKCFLSDLRDVHIPAEINSWFEDNYLGKQLRAIILSRESDGQLGIELYDGYQHINQKIRMLLHNYGKKNCDQVHCVEKSHKINEKRLAVSLKGKIESNYHHNMINKTSLVTYSESKIDQSVNPKSICGKLLKPSVCYKIEPVSKNKMKKSLSDGLKGVKIVPGSLHSPDENDVGEKSVRIVSQSFIRELNQAAPQNLYNLTRPQIKDLPQLKIYLNAKVKGYVSNISNPASFHIQLAENENIIIQLADALNEKRAYRVNERKSVKLMVGDLVGAEYSTDNAIYRAVIKKILPGNSFEVEFIDYGNTAVVNTSKMYQLKREFLTIPKLGIHSFLSGVKWNVPDEIWDSKTVDYFASRVSNKTVSCEFLKKHGQKWEVNIICDEKCVISELLKWTACSKLXKTVLQMPXVVFQKVSPGDNEMKKGRSNEYEGSVILRSSSYQQLVNIPFEQLKPGQLEKAEMLXVSKSGTFYVKLSKNKKLPDLTILITREVKQTPFLSMENIEKGLECLAKIKKTLKWYXSKVGQKCMDKKVLFFFFFSQYCDHRKXCLYCSPKVLNGELRSIPRQAVPCKWIWFEKFGNMPFESIVCLCAHLKINILFWKYLNSAXEAGILVDGLFLLEYLNLNIVHVEENRLRSSNIIFNMESKTPMSSCPIRSFIWAQLQSGRQYSGSVTAVSXPSDFNVQLENLFDTVKSLFMLLSDLPENLQXVPQEHTIPGSSCLFKYELGDQWNRVEXSQVFDQSLLIVFIDYGFSIYILYSVIKNLKIVPEGLSSLPKLSYPCILYGILPAKGKHWSEAGKGFYQDCLSKPALVFQFRENSXETKLKVDVIYEKNNLADMLVASALGMYSKDSDHLDSVTTRSTKRNVNYSQPIFLLSDQNCYKRENIKCTHTKKQKLKKQETIKRKDVYENLLKSHINKR